A window of Salmo trutta chromosome 5, fSalTru1.1, whole genome shotgun sequence contains these coding sequences:
- the LOC115194128 gene encoding endosialin, with amino-acid sequence MGSPVRCAAVLVLSLLGLFCYTRPVWGQDLQERDALCNKDGCFVVYFQRKTFLDSWRSCKEKGGNLATVKLQEEADTIAALFSGVDLRGSRTKVQVWIGLQRQPRQCTASRPLRGFSWTTGDQDTRYTNWLRDDSPSTCSAPRCVVMTYGTAAHEQHDHFKWLDGSCSVPVDGYLCRYTYKGMCPAVWSEGGGNTLYSTPFSLLSSLLTHVPFGSVATVPCPGGSKVEQSVLCMLREDGTVGWSRETPLCSDTREKSWCDRNNGGCEHFCQEAGEHYYCECSDGFQLGDEGQTCVAADPCHSAPCEFECLPLSDGYRCACPEGYMLSPDELGCLDVDECLQSTCEQLCINSPGTFECRCRKGYRPVEEGECEDVDECMEDPCEHACENTPGSHVCHCHLGFSPPTEEPSHCQDTDECQIPGTCQQMCVNYEGGFECYCEVGYELLSDHFSCRKIGEGEDSFPAATPSYPWVTRHPGSMWDPHEPVYPWTNAQTNTDWPLETEESLDWLTDPPRVENDVIWVTSAPQEEPVPNHNPFMVPHMEEPEEEEEEEEEYTPDWSTMTLNSPAQVQPELESTPSPSPSPEPISTPTPTPTSDWYEEEDDETTTSSSVLPTSTISGGAWNWLWFSPASQDQVLTTSQEPITDQHVPASNYDDTDDNEEEGDIDNGKVTSLPEQDQGQGENQDQHSPSLPPPVAPKTPITPNQGVVEVEGLNEREPPQEDESSQKQGGGNWLLVGLLVPLCIFIIIMVALGIVYCTRCTVTPRNKTATNCYHWISGAHDKQGAPNPSKGVQSHV; translated from the coding sequence ATGGGTTCCCCAGTGCGGTGTGCTGCTGTTCTAGTCCTCTCACTACTGGgtctgttctgttatactcgccCTGTATGGGGCCAGGATCTACAAGAGAGGGACGCTCTGTGCAACAAGGATGGCTGCTTCGTGGTCTACTTCCAGCGCAAGACCTTCCTGGACTCCTGGAGGAGCTGCAAGGAGAAGGGAGGCAACCTGGCCACAGTCAAACTCCAGGAGGAAGCTGACACTATCGCTGCTCTCTTCTCTGGCGTGGATCTACGCGGCTCGAGGACCAAGGTCCAGGTGTGGATCGGTCTCCAGAGACAGCCTCGCCAGTGTACCGCCTCTCGCCCTCTCCGTGGGTTCTCCTGGACTACAGGTGACCAAGATACCCGCTACACCAACTGGCTGCGGGATGACTCGCCCAGTACCTGTTCAGCCCCACGCTGTGTGGTTATGACCTATGGCACAGCAGCCCACGAGCAGCATGATCATTTTAAATGGCTGGACGGCTCGTGTTCGGTGCCAGTGGATGGCTACCTGTGCCGCTACACGTACAAAGGCATGTGCCCGGCGGTTTGGAGCGAGGGGGGCGGCAATACCCTCTATAGTACTCCCTTCAGCCTCCTCAGTAGCCTCCTTACCCACGTCCCCTTTGGATCTGTAGCCACGGTGCCCTGCCCGGGGGGCTCCAAGGTGGAGCAGTCTGTTCTATGTATGCTAAGGGAGGATGGCACTGTGGGGTGGTCCAGGGAGACGCCCCTCTGTTCCGACACCAGAGAGAAGAGCTGGTGCGATCGGAACAATGGAGGGTGCGAGCATTTCTGCCAGGAGGCCGGGGAGCACTACTACTGCGAGTGCTCGGACGGCTTCCAGCTCGGCGATGAAGGGCAAACATGCGTCGCTGCCGACCCATGCCACAGTGCCCCCTGTGAGTTTGAGTGCCTGCCCCTGTCGGACGGCTACCGCTGTGCCTGCCCTGAGGGCTACATGCTTTCCCCGGATGAGCTCGGCTGCCTGGACGTGGACGAGTGCCTGCAGAGCACCTGCGAGCAGCTGTGCATCAACTCCCCGGGGACCTTCGAGTGCCGCTGCCGCAAGGGCTACCGACCGGTTGAGGAGGGTGAATGTGAGGACGTGGACGAGTGTATGGAGGACCCGTGCGAACATGCCTGCGAGAATACACCCGGCTCTCACGTTTGCCACTGTCACCTGGGCTTTTCCCCTCCTACCGAGGAGCCCTCCCACTGCCAGGACACTGACGAGTGTCAGATCCCTGGGACATGTCAGCAGATGTGCGTGAACTACGAGGGGGGCTTCGAGTGTTACTGCGAGGTGGGCTACGAGCTACTCTCTGACCACTTCTCCTGCAGGAAgataggggagggagaggacTCATTCCCAGCAGCCACTCCCTCCTACCCTTGGGTCACCCGCCATCCCGGCTCCATGTGGGACCCCCACGAACCCGTGTACCCCTGGACCAATGCGCAGACCAACACTGACTGGCCTCTGGAGACGGAAGAGTCCCTGGACTGGCTCACAGACCCCCCCAGGGTGGAGAATGATGTAATCTGGGTCACCAGCGCACCCCAGGAGGAGCCAGTCCCAAACCACAACCCATTCATGGTCCCCCACATGGAAGAGcccgaggaggaggaagaagaagaggaggagtatACACCGGACTGGAGCACCATGACTTTGAATTCTCCAGCCCAGGTCCAGCCCGAGCTAGAGTCTACGCCCAGTCCTTCTCCCAGCCCTGAACCCATCTCTACCCCCACCCCAACTCCCACGTCCGACTGgtatgaggaggaggatgacgaAACCACTACCAGTTCCTCAGTCCTCCCTACTTCTACTATCTCGGGAGGGGCGTGGAACTGGCTCTGGTTCAGCCCTGCCAGCCAGGATCAAGTACTCACCACGTCGCAGGAGCCAATCACTGACCAGCACGTCCCCGCATCCAACTATGATGATACTGATGATAATGAGGAAGAGGGGGACATTGACAATGGGAAGGTGACTTCCCTTCCAGAGCAGGATCAGGGCCAGGGTGAGAACCAGGACCAGCACAgcccctccctgcctcctcctgtggctCCCAAAACCCCAATCACCCCCAACCAGGgcgtggtggaggtggaggggttgAATGAGAGGGAGCCGCCCCAGGAGGACGAGAGCAGCCAGAAGCAGGGTGGTGGCAACTGGCTGCTGGTGGGCCTCCTGGTGCCCCTCTGCATCTTCATCATTATTATGGTGGCACTGGGTATCGTCTACTGCACCCGCTGCACCGTCACGCCGCGCAACAAGACCGCCACCAACTGCTACCATTGGATCTCTGGAGCGCACGACAAGCAGGGCGCGCCCAATCCCAGCAAGGGGGTGCAGTCACATGTTTAA